The sequence tatatattaaatataaatataaaatatatatgtatatatattaataatatataattatattatttatatgacATAATCAATAATATATCTCTAATTTAAGGATGCAACctaagtttataatatttttggatttgaataattttaatatattatgttatttttaatatgaaaatatattattatgatttttctttgatattaattattaattaaataaaacataatatattttatcttgtaagaatatttttttgtcctaaatattattaatataaatttgaaaaataaatttaatgatgatttgttaaattttttaattcatttaaattttttatttaataaaatttaaattatatttaatttggcgGGTCCAACGGGTCGAACCCGGATTGGACCTGTCGGGTTCGCGGGGCGAGTCCACGGGGAGgcggggcgggtctcgggtttgtCCGAACCCGTCCCTTTGCTAGTgtaaaaaaaacactaaaacccggtacggGGTTTTAGCGGTCGCACACGAAatcctgcaccctagggtgcaggtgATCATTactgtatgtatatatatatatatatatatatatatatatatatatatatacaattttgctatcctgcccacccaacgtgcccacctaatgtgcccaccatgatgtggcactcaactattggatgtgatgaattgtgcgtccaatagttgagtgccacctcatggtgggcacattaggtgggcacggtgggtgggcaggatagcaaaactctatatatatatatatatatatatatataaaggataATGCTATGTGTACATAGAGTTTTATAAGTAGGGTTACACGCCCTATTAAACTAGAAAAGTATATccaaattcttttaaaatatcTTTGCTTTCAACTTACAATTATTTGTCTTGTTCAAAAAAAACTcttaacaaaaatattattatttttttattttattatttattgtgcaGTTTTAGGGGTGTCAAAATTGAACCCGATACGAGTTGATCagataattatcaaattaaggTGGAGGTTTAAGGGTTCAGATTGGACCCaagatatttgattttttttaaaattttacaaataattaaatacacataataataatcaatatattttgatttaaataaataataacaaaatctcacttatatagttctatataatttaaatttgaaagattaagtgtacaaaatttaaaatatacttaatacacaaaatattgaaaatcaatgttttacaaaataattattacatgtTGAAAATCTATGATACAATTTacaataagtttttttttccaaacatacaatatataaaaatagagtaaatatttcttaattctataaataagtacaaaaactttttaaaaatttctcaaACCAAATTCGAATAAATCAATAGCGATCTACTCGAATTCGACTAACCCGATCAACCCAAACCTacatgatttgattttttattggtttttaacaaaataattaattattacacatgataataaaaaatatatattaatttaaatatataataaaaaaatctcgcttatatatgatataaatttaaaagttaaatttttaaaatatatttactattaaaaaaatagacaattattatttttgttcaactcagtaaataattatattttaaaattttataaaataattatttttgttgaactcggtaaaattaattctataagtaactaataaaaaataataatattttcgttaaaagattttttgagcaagacaaaaaattataggttgaaaagaaagaaattttaaaagaatGATGTTAAAAGAAtcttgatatatataattttctaaTTTAATAGGACGTGTAACGCATTATGTAAGTGTATGTATACGTAACATTATACatataacatatataaatatatgatttcttgattcatatatatatatatatatatatatatatatatatatatatatatatatatatactactaTGTTATTATAGTAGAAGGGCTTTAAAAGAATTAATTGGTGTAGAATTAACATAATTTACCATTATATCCTAATTTAAGTCTTAATTTGACCAAACATGCATTCAGACAATTTACACGAGGCTATTATCCCTGAAGTACTTATCATCCAAACAAAGACGGTTAATTAATTTTCTCATTAATTCTCTACTCTTAACGCATCatatttaacatatatatatgtgatttcttgagcttttcatatatatatatatatatacatatcttCTTTTTGAACAGTTGAACAGCGAGAACGGAGAGGCCTAGCTTAATTTGTTGTTTGTTTTCTTCTGTCTTCTTCCTTTTGCCTCTAAGACTCTCGTTTCTCCCTTCCAAGATTCTTGAAGAAGATCGAAATCAACGGCCTTGTGTAGAGTCAGGGATTTCGAATACTTTgcacgatatatatatataaatcttttgaagGTTCTGGTTCAAATTATCTTTTCCGTAATAAACATTACATACAAATTAATACAAACAAGCCACCGCATGAGTCTGTATAATGTTCTGGTTGCTTACAGATTTCTTGTTCGGCGCTGTTTTGTTACTCCTGTAGCGTTTTTTGTTGAAAAGTTTGGATTATATGTTTATGTTTCCGATTTTCAGATTTTCGAACGTGCACGTAGTCAAGAACTTGTGCGATTTTACTTTTGATATAGATTAATCAATTATGAATCACGGTGTTTTTGTTTGAATCTTGATACATGCATGCTTCTTTTCGGCTTAAACTTGGGTTATGTACTGTGATTTTATTTTGTCGACTCTTGATCTATAAAGATTTTCGTtacaaaaattggattttaccagattcgataTATAGTTCTGATTTTACAGGAAAAAGATCCCCAAGTTTACGAGTTTTATGGATTTGTTTGTGGCTGTATCTTGAAACATATATGCCTGTCGCATCAATGTTATGTGATTTAATCTCTCTCTTgagtttgattttattttttattctttcattCCGTTCGTGTTATATATTCCAAATGTTCCTGATTACCTGCACTTCAAAACTCTGAAAATCggaaacatacatataatccgAACCTTTCAACAAAGGGTGCTACAGGAGTAATGAAAACGACACCGAGCATGAATCTGTAAGCCACCAGAATAGATAGATTCATGCCGTCGTTTGTAGCCAATTTGTATCCGATGTTCGTTATGGAAAATATTATTTGCACCAGAATCATCATCAGTTTCGCCTTCAGCTCGTGCAGAGTATTCGAAATCCTTGTACAGAAGGCCATTTCTTCAGGTGAATATTTAATTAGTATCAAGAACCAAGAAGAGATCATCATCAGGGTCGCCTTCATCTCATGTAAGTGTTTGAAATCCTTGCTATCAAGAACCAACAAGAGAGTGAGAGGCCTCTTCATCTCTCCTTTCTTGTGCTATAttttcaatttgaatatttgaTAGCATGCCAAGTGATTCGTTATATTTTGTGCACTGAACTAACAGAGGCTTCCATTATTCACCACTGCCGAAGCAATGCAAATAACATGTCGCGTCAACTTGCTCGACATTGTTTATATTGATAGCACATATGACATTCCTTGTTTTTGAACAATGCTGTAAAGTTTGGCTTACTTTCAAGTTAATGAAAGAACTTTTCTGTgttagaagaagaaaaaaactaGTTCCTATTTTAAATCAATCAGAGACTAATACTATTGATTTTATATTGACTTCTATAATTCCTTTGAAAAGTACTGCAGTCTAGGATATGATATGTTGCTCAGGTTATCTTGAGACCAGAGAATCCTTGACATTTGGTGCACGGTAAAGGAAGATCGAGGCAGGCGATTTGAGATAATCGTCCCATCGACACCATCATTGAGTGACAATAGTTGTGGCAACGATGATAGTTGGAAGGAGTCATAGATGTTAGAGAGAAGAAATGTGGAGGGAAATAAACTCATGCTATTCAAAACCTACAAgaattgatttaaaataaacGATGTTTGACTGTATTGTAATGCCAGAAAATTTATGACAGATATAATCGGCAGTCTATGCTTGTAAATAAAAGACTCCTGACCCGTATTAAGGTACGCTTTTCATATACGTATTTCATTcgcaatttcaatattttttgttgaatactctgacttgagcgtcggagtgtcttCGCCTTCGGGCGAAGTCATCTCACTCTTTTTCTTTGATACGCAGAAATATTTTTGGTGCGAATTCAGTTTGGTTTATGGAAGAAAATTGGTTCGTCGATTCGAGGTATTTTATTAGGTACAACATCCATTGCCGTGCTGCCTTGGCTAACGGCTACTGTCTCCAGAAAGAGTAAAACATCATTTAATGGATCACATTGCATTGGGTTTATCTCCTAAACTAATCGGTATCATCAGACATGAAATACGGATAGTAGTAATATAAGAAAGATATTAGCCATTAGCTGTGATATCCAAATCAACAAGATTTTATGGTTTTATTGATTGAACCTAGTCATCTCCAATTAGCTGGGACTAAGGCTAGCACGACAATCATGATGACAAATTCCATCTCATGCAGCTAGAAGACATCAAACAACTGAATTTCTTCGTTTCCAGACAAAAAAATCTGTACTACTACAGCACTAAGCAATGATGTCTTGTTCTGTTATTAAGATGATAAAATAGCTTGGTTGCGGCATACCAATGACCAATGAAGGTCTTGAGCTGTTATTTAAGGTGCGAAAATAGCTTGGCTGCGGCCTGTTAACggaaaaaattcaaaagtcAAATCAGAATGAAGTGATTTATTTTCTCCAAAAAATATGGGAAAGGTTAAACAGAGAATCAGTTGGATGATGGGGCTTACGCAATTATCGACACAACGCCAATAATCAAAGTATTGTCCAGTACAGTGCTTGTGCCCTGATTCATCACCTTGAATTCTTTTAGCACATGCCTGTAAGAAAGAGTCCATTAGCTGACACCCAGATTGTAAaagtaaatattttaaatgtgtTTAAAATCAACGTGGCTCGTgcttagggagtgtttgcaaaagATTATGTTTTTGTacaagtgattaaatttatttatagattataaaaaagttagaGAAAAATcgaaagttggtagtgtttgaaaacaaatgtgaaaatctaaaaatgaaAGTtgagtagtgtttgataaataagttattagagTGATTTTATCATTGACCTTTTTATTAGAAtaacttttgaaaaatcatAACCACCACATGACtagtttttgaatttcaattaagttaagcataagctaacacataatttagatttaagaaacacacaaaagtgattttttaagctaaaatctaacaatcactttttttaatgattgcaaacactcccttattCCCCTCCGTCATTATTGGTTACCCGCTCTTTCTATTCACATAAAGATATATGGTATCAACTTTGTTAACTCCACCAAAACTCAAGTCAAAGAGAATGAATTGTATTTATTTCACAAATGAAAGTGGCAATAAAGATGCTAGCATTTCCAAAACAATCCCAACTTTACTCCATGATTGCCCACATAAATTCACAGTTCATTTCATATGCTGAAATTCAGATTCCAATGACTTAGCTTCGCTTGTATTTATTTTCTTCCAATCAGTTCTCGTCATTAAAAACCTAGAAAAAACAAAACTATTTCATTGTCATTTTTTCCTTCTAAAAACTCATTTCAAATCTCCCAacgttatcattattttcaaTCCCACATTTTATCATTTCTATCAAAAACAAATATACTATTATACCATATTTTAACTCGATACACTTTATTATAAAACTTTCAAATATGTTATATTCCATTAAAATACTACCAAACACATGTATACAGTAAAAACTCTTTCATGACATATAATATATACGACACATCACATTCTCCAATACAGTTCTCAAAACATATTTTCTCACATGATTTTCCCAAAgtacttcaaaaaaaaaaacctaattTTTCCAGAACAACCCTTTTGAAAATCCTGGAAAAATGAAACCATGCATAGCCTAATAAGAATTTTCCAACTGTGGGAAAAATCACATGCCAGCTCAGACAAATAATCCATGCCACTAGAAAAATTTCAAGTAAAGTATCCCATCAAACATCTAATATGTATGTCGAAGGAACTCGATAAAGGAGGAAAAAGATGCATGAAATAACTCATGGAAGGAAAAATATAAAGAAGCAGAAATATGGCGTCACTTGGAAACAGTAAAGTTCACCTGATATTCTTTTAGTGGCCTAGCACATGGTGCCATGCACCGGTCTTCAAGTTCCCTCTTTGGATCTACAGGCTCATCATCTGCCCTAAACGACAAAAGGCAAGAACCGATAAGAACGTATAGGATAACTACTCTATTTTTTGAAACAGACAGACACGATGGCTCTGCGAAATTAATTACATAGCCCAAAGGAGAATTGTTCAATACTGGCAAGAATATAAAGGAGAATTGATTATCTTGAGCACATAAAGTTGAAAAGCCAGTGCACCTCCCATGACTGTTAAGTATGGAAAGCTTTCACACAAACAACTAGAGATGAAAAAAGTAAACCAATTTAGGATCTTCTACAACAACTAATAGGGAAGTCCGAGTCCGAGATGAGAGCCAAACTCTTGATTAGCTTTCTAGAGGAGATCCCCGCAAAAGTTATAAGTCAATTCATGATTTTTCGATATTATCAACCCTTTAAGAGGCCAAGCAAGGTTCACGACTGCCCACTTTAGATAGCTTTCACTTAACCAACAGCATCAGTACATGCACCTAAATATACCTCTGTAATGTGAACACAACCCATATTACCAACACTAACCGAAGGTAGCCATTTTCTCGGTCGTTCTTTGACTATGTCAACCTCAAGGATAGCACCAAAAGATAAGCACATAAGAACGAGAGAAAAGCTCAAACCTAAAAGAATGTCCTTCTAGGTATAAAAGCCCATCTATTTTTATACAACACAATAATTTCTTATGAAAGCTGCACGGGATACAACAGTAGGTCCATCTAAACCacacaaacataaaaaaatctgAATCCCACCCACTAATCTCAACTCTTGTAAGGTAGCCAAGATTCTTCTGCTGTAGCTCAATAAATGCTTCGGTGAATCAGTAAAAGCAAAACTAGAGTAGGATTTTCAACAGaacattaattttttataaatctatAAAACCCAGCAACTCAGCTTCCCCTTATCGCACCACAACCACCATAAAACA comes from Henckelia pumila isolate YLH828 chromosome 4, ASM3356847v2, whole genome shotgun sequence and encodes:
- the LOC140865223 gene encoding cytochrome b-c1 complex subunit 6 isoform X1, whose protein sequence is MATFDDEPVDPKRELEDRCMAPCARPLKEYQACAKRIQGDESGHKHCTGQYFDYWRCVDNCAAAKLFSHLK
- the LOC140865223 gene encoding cytochrome b-c1 complex subunit 6-1, mitochondrial isoform X2 — translated: MADDEPVDPKRELEDRCMAPCARPLKEYQACAKRIQGDESGHKHCTGQYFDYWRCVDNCAAAKLFSHLK